A single region of the Palaemon carinicauda isolate YSFRI2023 chromosome 17, ASM3689809v2, whole genome shotgun sequence genome encodes:
- the LOC137656850 gene encoding uncharacterized protein isoform X3, which translates to MSSSWEKNQKYFAKSLFLASHRYISSDKGPGGNMSYLPPWAPTSGGGPYPPHMLPPHHSPTSSQHTPSQNSQNPAQSNPASVYQNLSPVVKTPTTTSAPTTPSSDASKTSHISSPTSVSSPITSASNAQSASSGSLGPSSSSSSTSSVALGDPYQPQGFQRSESPPLKRPVLPESIKGEVHTLDSPTEMILGIPGPSALDFKARKPEFFRISGKYPPPEQLAGPVMYSYQSRGRPRKNWTTATGLPTMIPITHPPMNHSDDADDEESKPFKCNLCGKSFKLKGGLVQHERTHSSDRPYVCPDCGKLFRQPTHLQQHLRIHTGEKPYECAFCDKTFRQRTILNQHLRIHTGEKPYACMECGKQFRQKAILDQHFRTHLGDKPYACPHPECRKHFREMATLISHMKCHKDVPDPRIVLQQAKRLVKEERDDLIPSNLNLNREQHGEGGNREIVQDIMEQNRGMGIDRAGQDRRLSMDSVSQERSMVQDRVAQERNEQEQRNNRCAGGSEQGRYQGSQEQNRQNHHSFPGHSSSEESSAQKSPHNVPQHSSGDQSNERVPSHSQPQLPPNMVPTPQMAMANLIPYPHSIFPATSYMMPPPDPRQYNPHSQAGSSHPRPSQ; encoded by the exons ATGAGTTCCAGTTGGGAAAAAAATCAAAAATACTTTGCAAAAAGTTTATTCTTAGCAAGCCATCGCTATATTTCATCTGATAAAG GTCCTGGTGGTAACATGAGCTACCTTCCTCCATGGGCACCAACGTCCGGAGGAGGTCCATATCCCCCCCACATGTTGCCTCCTCATCACTCTCCCACCTCGTCCCAACACACCCCGTCCCAAAATTCTCAAAACCCAGCACAATCTAACCCGGCCTCTGTCTATCAAAACCTTTCCCCTGTTGTAAAAACTCCCACAACTACTAGTGCTCCGACGACTCCTAGCAGCGATGCATCAAAGACAAGTCACATATCCTCACCTACTTCTGTATCATCTCCCATAACATCAGCTTCTAATGCCCAATCTGCCTCCTCTGGATCTCTTGGTCCATCTTCATCCTCTTCGTCGACATCGTCTGTGGCTCTTGGTGACCCTTATCAGCCTCAGGGCTTCCAACGATCTGAAAGTCCTCCTTTAAAACGGCCCGTTTTACCGGAGTCGATAAAAGGAGAGGTACACACCCTTGATTCACCAACCGAAATGATTTTGGGCATTCCAGGACCCAGCGCTCTGGATTTCAAGGCCAGAAA gCCTGAATTTTTCAGGATCTCTGGAAAGTACCCACCTCCTGAACAGCTTGCCGGTCCTGTTATGTATTCATATCAATCCAGAGGAAGGCCAAGGAAAAATTGGACAACAGCTACG GGTTTACCAACAATGATCCCAATAACCCATCCTCCCATGAATCACTCTGATGATGCAGATGATGAAGAGAGCAAGCCATTTAAGTGCAATTTGTGCGGAAAGTCATTCAAGCTGAAAGGTGGGCTTGTGCAGCACGAGAGAACGCACAGCAGTGATCGCCCCTATGTGTGTCCAGACTGTGGAAAACTATTTCGGCAACCAACTCACCTTCAGCAGCACCTTCGTATTCACACTGGAGAAAAACCTTACGAATGTGCATTTTGTGATAAAACTTTTAGACAGAGAACGATATTAAATCAGCACTTGCGTATTCACACCGGAGAAAAGCCATATGCATGTATGGAATGTGGGAAACAGTTCCGGCAAAAAGCCATCCTCGACCAGCACTTTAGAACACATTTGGGAGACAAGCCTTACGCCTGTCCGCATCCTGAATGTAGAAAACATTTCAGAGAGATGGCAACACTTATTTCTCACATGAAGTGCCATAAAGATGTGCCTGATCCTAGAATTGTTTTACAGCAAGCTAAGCGGCTAGTTAAAGAAGAACGTGATGACCTGATTCCTAGTAATCTTAACCTGAATCGAGAACAACACGGCGAGGGCGGAAATAGAGAAATAGTACAAGACATAATGGAGCAGAACAGGGGGATGGGAATTGACAGAGCGGGCCAAGACAGAAGACTGAGCATGGATAGTGTGAGCCAGGAGAGAAGTATGGTACAAGACAGGGTAGCACAAGAAAGAAACGAACAGGAGCAAAGAAATAATAGATGTGCAGGAGGATCAGAACAAGGTAGATACCAAGGCAGCCAAGAACAGAATAGACAAAACCACCACTCTTTCCCAGGTCACAGCAGTTCAGAGGAATCATCTGCCCAGAAGTCTCCCCACAATGTGCCACAACACTCATCAGGTGATCAATCAAATGAGAGAGTTCCATCCCATTCACAGCCACAATTACCACCAAACATGGTTCCAACTCCACAAATGGCAATGGCCAACTTAATTCCATATCCCCATTCTATTTTCCCAGCAACCTCATATATGATGCCTCCTCCAGACCCAAGACAATACAATCCACATTCACAGGCAGGTTCATCTCACCCCCGGCCAAGCCAATAG
- the LOC137656850 gene encoding uncharacterized protein isoform X1 produces the protein MIFSHVWRRQVHQSLLQPCSPGSLGFLQGDHQSITMSSSWEKNQKYFAKSLFLASHRYISSDKGPGGNMSYLPPWAPTSGGGPYPPHMLPPHHSPTSSQHTPSQNSQNPAQSNPASVYQNLSPVVKTPTTTSAPTTPSSDASKTSHISSPTSVSSPITSASNAQSASSGSLGPSSSSSSTSSVALGDPYQPQGFQRSESPPLKRPVLPESIKGEVHTLDSPTEMILGIPGPSALDFKARKPEFFRISGKYPPPEQLAGPVMYSYQSRGRPRKNWTTATGLPTMIPITHPPMNHSDDADDEESKPFKCNLCGKSFKLKGGLVQHERTHSSDRPYVCPDCGKLFRQPTHLQQHLRIHTGEKPYECAFCDKTFRQRTILNQHLRIHTGEKPYACMECGKQFRQKAILDQHFRTHLGDKPYACPHPECRKHFREMATLISHMKCHKDVPDPRIVLQQAKRLVKEERDDLIPSNLNLNREQHGEGGNREIVQDIMEQNRGMGIDRAGQDRRLSMDSVSQERSMVQDRVAQERNEQEQRNNRCAGGSEQGRYQGSQEQNRQNHHSFPGHSSSEESSAQKSPHNVPQHSSGDQSNERVPSHSQPQLPPNMVPTPQMAMANLIPYPHSIFPATSYMMPPPDPRQYNPHSQAGSSHPRPSQ, from the exons atgattttttcaCATGTCTGGAGACGCCAAGTACATCAGTCTCTACTACAGCCTTGTTCACCAGGGAGCCTCGGATTTCTACAAGGAGATCATCAAAG TATCACAATGAGTTCCAGTTGGGAAAAAAATCAAAAATACTTTGCAAAAAGTTTATTCTTAGCAAGCCATCGCTATATTTCATCTGATAAAG GTCCTGGTGGTAACATGAGCTACCTTCCTCCATGGGCACCAACGTCCGGAGGAGGTCCATATCCCCCCCACATGTTGCCTCCTCATCACTCTCCCACCTCGTCCCAACACACCCCGTCCCAAAATTCTCAAAACCCAGCACAATCTAACCCGGCCTCTGTCTATCAAAACCTTTCCCCTGTTGTAAAAACTCCCACAACTACTAGTGCTCCGACGACTCCTAGCAGCGATGCATCAAAGACAAGTCACATATCCTCACCTACTTCTGTATCATCTCCCATAACATCAGCTTCTAATGCCCAATCTGCCTCCTCTGGATCTCTTGGTCCATCTTCATCCTCTTCGTCGACATCGTCTGTGGCTCTTGGTGACCCTTATCAGCCTCAGGGCTTCCAACGATCTGAAAGTCCTCCTTTAAAACGGCCCGTTTTACCGGAGTCGATAAAAGGAGAGGTACACACCCTTGATTCACCAACCGAAATGATTTTGGGCATTCCAGGACCCAGCGCTCTGGATTTCAAGGCCAGAAA gCCTGAATTTTTCAGGATCTCTGGAAAGTACCCACCTCCTGAACAGCTTGCCGGTCCTGTTATGTATTCATATCAATCCAGAGGAAGGCCAAGGAAAAATTGGACAACAGCTACG GGTTTACCAACAATGATCCCAATAACCCATCCTCCCATGAATCACTCTGATGATGCAGATGATGAAGAGAGCAAGCCATTTAAGTGCAATTTGTGCGGAAAGTCATTCAAGCTGAAAGGTGGGCTTGTGCAGCACGAGAGAACGCACAGCAGTGATCGCCCCTATGTGTGTCCAGACTGTGGAAAACTATTTCGGCAACCAACTCACCTTCAGCAGCACCTTCGTATTCACACTGGAGAAAAACCTTACGAATGTGCATTTTGTGATAAAACTTTTAGACAGAGAACGATATTAAATCAGCACTTGCGTATTCACACCGGAGAAAAGCCATATGCATGTATGGAATGTGGGAAACAGTTCCGGCAAAAAGCCATCCTCGACCAGCACTTTAGAACACATTTGGGAGACAAGCCTTACGCCTGTCCGCATCCTGAATGTAGAAAACATTTCAGAGAGATGGCAACACTTATTTCTCACATGAAGTGCCATAAAGATGTGCCTGATCCTAGAATTGTTTTACAGCAAGCTAAGCGGCTAGTTAAAGAAGAACGTGATGACCTGATTCCTAGTAATCTTAACCTGAATCGAGAACAACACGGCGAGGGCGGAAATAGAGAAATAGTACAAGACATAATGGAGCAGAACAGGGGGATGGGAATTGACAGAGCGGGCCAAGACAGAAGACTGAGCATGGATAGTGTGAGCCAGGAGAGAAGTATGGTACAAGACAGGGTAGCACAAGAAAGAAACGAACAGGAGCAAAGAAATAATAGATGTGCAGGAGGATCAGAACAAGGTAGATACCAAGGCAGCCAAGAACAGAATAGACAAAACCACCACTCTTTCCCAGGTCACAGCAGTTCAGAGGAATCATCTGCCCAGAAGTCTCCCCACAATGTGCCACAACACTCATCAGGTGATCAATCAAATGAGAGAGTTCCATCCCATTCACAGCCACAATTACCACCAAACATGGTTCCAACTCCACAAATGGCAATGGCCAACTTAATTCCATATCCCCATTCTATTTTCCCAGCAACCTCATATATGATGCCTCCTCCAGACCCAAGACAATACAATCCACATTCACAGGCAGGTTCATCTCACCCCCGGCCAAGCCAATAG
- the LOC137656850 gene encoding uncharacterized protein isoform X2, translating into MIFSHVWRRQVHQSLLQPCSPGSLGFLQGDHQSITMSSSWEKNQKYFAKSLFLASHRYISSDKGPGGNMSYLPPWAPTSGGGPYPPHMLPPHHSPTSSQHTPSQNSQNPAQSNPASVYQNLSPVVKTPTTTSAPTTPSSDASKTSHISSPTSVSSPITSASNAQSASSGSLGPSSSSSSTSSVALGDPYQPQGFQRSESPPLKRPVLPESIKGEVHTLDSPTEMILGIPGPSALDFKARKISGKYPPPEQLAGPVMYSYQSRGRPRKNWTTATGLPTMIPITHPPMNHSDDADDEESKPFKCNLCGKSFKLKGGLVQHERTHSSDRPYVCPDCGKLFRQPTHLQQHLRIHTGEKPYECAFCDKTFRQRTILNQHLRIHTGEKPYACMECGKQFRQKAILDQHFRTHLGDKPYACPHPECRKHFREMATLISHMKCHKDVPDPRIVLQQAKRLVKEERDDLIPSNLNLNREQHGEGGNREIVQDIMEQNRGMGIDRAGQDRRLSMDSVSQERSMVQDRVAQERNEQEQRNNRCAGGSEQGRYQGSQEQNRQNHHSFPGHSSSEESSAQKSPHNVPQHSSGDQSNERVPSHSQPQLPPNMVPTPQMAMANLIPYPHSIFPATSYMMPPPDPRQYNPHSQAGSSHPRPSQ; encoded by the exons atgattttttcaCATGTCTGGAGACGCCAAGTACATCAGTCTCTACTACAGCCTTGTTCACCAGGGAGCCTCGGATTTCTACAAGGAGATCATCAAAG TATCACAATGAGTTCCAGTTGGGAAAAAAATCAAAAATACTTTGCAAAAAGTTTATTCTTAGCAAGCCATCGCTATATTTCATCTGATAAAG GTCCTGGTGGTAACATGAGCTACCTTCCTCCATGGGCACCAACGTCCGGAGGAGGTCCATATCCCCCCCACATGTTGCCTCCTCATCACTCTCCCACCTCGTCCCAACACACCCCGTCCCAAAATTCTCAAAACCCAGCACAATCTAACCCGGCCTCTGTCTATCAAAACCTTTCCCCTGTTGTAAAAACTCCCACAACTACTAGTGCTCCGACGACTCCTAGCAGCGATGCATCAAAGACAAGTCACATATCCTCACCTACTTCTGTATCATCTCCCATAACATCAGCTTCTAATGCCCAATCTGCCTCCTCTGGATCTCTTGGTCCATCTTCATCCTCTTCGTCGACATCGTCTGTGGCTCTTGGTGACCCTTATCAGCCTCAGGGCTTCCAACGATCTGAAAGTCCTCCTTTAAAACGGCCCGTTTTACCGGAGTCGATAAAAGGAGAGGTACACACCCTTGATTCACCAACCGAAATGATTTTGGGCATTCCAGGACCCAGCGCTCTGGATTTCAAGGCCAGAAA GATCTCTGGAAAGTACCCACCTCCTGAACAGCTTGCCGGTCCTGTTATGTATTCATATCAATCCAGAGGAAGGCCAAGGAAAAATTGGACAACAGCTACG GGTTTACCAACAATGATCCCAATAACCCATCCTCCCATGAATCACTCTGATGATGCAGATGATGAAGAGAGCAAGCCATTTAAGTGCAATTTGTGCGGAAAGTCATTCAAGCTGAAAGGTGGGCTTGTGCAGCACGAGAGAACGCACAGCAGTGATCGCCCCTATGTGTGTCCAGACTGTGGAAAACTATTTCGGCAACCAACTCACCTTCAGCAGCACCTTCGTATTCACACTGGAGAAAAACCTTACGAATGTGCATTTTGTGATAAAACTTTTAGACAGAGAACGATATTAAATCAGCACTTGCGTATTCACACCGGAGAAAAGCCATATGCATGTATGGAATGTGGGAAACAGTTCCGGCAAAAAGCCATCCTCGACCAGCACTTTAGAACACATTTGGGAGACAAGCCTTACGCCTGTCCGCATCCTGAATGTAGAAAACATTTCAGAGAGATGGCAACACTTATTTCTCACATGAAGTGCCATAAAGATGTGCCTGATCCTAGAATTGTTTTACAGCAAGCTAAGCGGCTAGTTAAAGAAGAACGTGATGACCTGATTCCTAGTAATCTTAACCTGAATCGAGAACAACACGGCGAGGGCGGAAATAGAGAAATAGTACAAGACATAATGGAGCAGAACAGGGGGATGGGAATTGACAGAGCGGGCCAAGACAGAAGACTGAGCATGGATAGTGTGAGCCAGGAGAGAAGTATGGTACAAGACAGGGTAGCACAAGAAAGAAACGAACAGGAGCAAAGAAATAATAGATGTGCAGGAGGATCAGAACAAGGTAGATACCAAGGCAGCCAAGAACAGAATAGACAAAACCACCACTCTTTCCCAGGTCACAGCAGTTCAGAGGAATCATCTGCCCAGAAGTCTCCCCACAATGTGCCACAACACTCATCAGGTGATCAATCAAATGAGAGAGTTCCATCCCATTCACAGCCACAATTACCACCAAACATGGTTCCAACTCCACAAATGGCAATGGCCAACTTAATTCCATATCCCCATTCTATTTTCCCAGCAACCTCATATATGATGCCTCCTCCAGACCCAAGACAATACAATCCACATTCACAGGCAGGTTCATCTCACCCCCGGCCAAGCCAATAG
- the LOC137656850 gene encoding uncharacterized protein isoform X5 has translation MSYLPPWAPTSGGGPYPPHMLPPHHSPTSSQHTPSQNSQNPAQSNPASVYQNLSPVVKTPTTTSAPTTPSSDASKTSHISSPTSVSSPITSASNAQSASSGSLGPSSSSSSTSSVALGDPYQPQGFQRSESPPLKRPVLPESIKGEVHTLDSPTEMILGIPGPSALDFKARKPEFFRISGKYPPPEQLAGPVMYSYQSRGRPRKNWTTATGLPTMIPITHPPMNHSDDADDEESKPFKCNLCGKSFKLKGGLVQHERTHSSDRPYVCPDCGKLFRQPTHLQQHLRIHTGEKPYECAFCDKTFRQRTILNQHLRIHTGEKPYACMECGKQFRQKAILDQHFRTHLGDKPYACPHPECRKHFREMATLISHMKCHKDVPDPRIVLQQAKRLVKEERDDLIPSNLNLNREQHGEGGNREIVQDIMEQNRGMGIDRAGQDRRLSMDSVSQERSMVQDRVAQERNEQEQRNNRCAGGSEQGRYQGSQEQNRQNHHSFPGHSSSEESSAQKSPHNVPQHSSGDQSNERVPSHSQPQLPPNMVPTPQMAMANLIPYPHSIFPATSYMMPPPDPRQYNPHSQAGSSHPRPSQ, from the exons ATGAGCTACCTTCCTCCATGGGCACCAACGTCCGGAGGAGGTCCATATCCCCCCCACATGTTGCCTCCTCATCACTCTCCCACCTCGTCCCAACACACCCCGTCCCAAAATTCTCAAAACCCAGCACAATCTAACCCGGCCTCTGTCTATCAAAACCTTTCCCCTGTTGTAAAAACTCCCACAACTACTAGTGCTCCGACGACTCCTAGCAGCGATGCATCAAAGACAAGTCACATATCCTCACCTACTTCTGTATCATCTCCCATAACATCAGCTTCTAATGCCCAATCTGCCTCCTCTGGATCTCTTGGTCCATCTTCATCCTCTTCGTCGACATCGTCTGTGGCTCTTGGTGACCCTTATCAGCCTCAGGGCTTCCAACGATCTGAAAGTCCTCCTTTAAAACGGCCCGTTTTACCGGAGTCGATAAAAGGAGAGGTACACACCCTTGATTCACCAACCGAAATGATTTTGGGCATTCCAGGACCCAGCGCTCTGGATTTCAAGGCCAGAAA gCCTGAATTTTTCAGGATCTCTGGAAAGTACCCACCTCCTGAACAGCTTGCCGGTCCTGTTATGTATTCATATCAATCCAGAGGAAGGCCAAGGAAAAATTGGACAACAGCTACG GGTTTACCAACAATGATCCCAATAACCCATCCTCCCATGAATCACTCTGATGATGCAGATGATGAAGAGAGCAAGCCATTTAAGTGCAATTTGTGCGGAAAGTCATTCAAGCTGAAAGGTGGGCTTGTGCAGCACGAGAGAACGCACAGCAGTGATCGCCCCTATGTGTGTCCAGACTGTGGAAAACTATTTCGGCAACCAACTCACCTTCAGCAGCACCTTCGTATTCACACTGGAGAAAAACCTTACGAATGTGCATTTTGTGATAAAACTTTTAGACAGAGAACGATATTAAATCAGCACTTGCGTATTCACACCGGAGAAAAGCCATATGCATGTATGGAATGTGGGAAACAGTTCCGGCAAAAAGCCATCCTCGACCAGCACTTTAGAACACATTTGGGAGACAAGCCTTACGCCTGTCCGCATCCTGAATGTAGAAAACATTTCAGAGAGATGGCAACACTTATTTCTCACATGAAGTGCCATAAAGATGTGCCTGATCCTAGAATTGTTTTACAGCAAGCTAAGCGGCTAGTTAAAGAAGAACGTGATGACCTGATTCCTAGTAATCTTAACCTGAATCGAGAACAACACGGCGAGGGCGGAAATAGAGAAATAGTACAAGACATAATGGAGCAGAACAGGGGGATGGGAATTGACAGAGCGGGCCAAGACAGAAGACTGAGCATGGATAGTGTGAGCCAGGAGAGAAGTATGGTACAAGACAGGGTAGCACAAGAAAGAAACGAACAGGAGCAAAGAAATAATAGATGTGCAGGAGGATCAGAACAAGGTAGATACCAAGGCAGCCAAGAACAGAATAGACAAAACCACCACTCTTTCCCAGGTCACAGCAGTTCAGAGGAATCATCTGCCCAGAAGTCTCCCCACAATGTGCCACAACACTCATCAGGTGATCAATCAAATGAGAGAGTTCCATCCCATTCACAGCCACAATTACCACCAAACATGGTTCCAACTCCACAAATGGCAATGGCCAACTTAATTCCATATCCCCATTCTATTTTCCCAGCAACCTCATATATGATGCCTCCTCCAGACCCAAGACAATACAATCCACATTCACAGGCAGGTTCATCTCACCCCCGGCCAAGCCAATAG
- the LOC137656850 gene encoding uncharacterized protein isoform X4 yields MSGDAKYISLYYSLVHQGASDFYKEIIKGPGGNMSYLPPWAPTSGGGPYPPHMLPPHHSPTSSQHTPSQNSQNPAQSNPASVYQNLSPVVKTPTTTSAPTTPSSDASKTSHISSPTSVSSPITSASNAQSASSGSLGPSSSSSSTSSVALGDPYQPQGFQRSESPPLKRPVLPESIKGEVHTLDSPTEMILGIPGPSALDFKARKPEFFRISGKYPPPEQLAGPVMYSYQSRGRPRKNWTTATGLPTMIPITHPPMNHSDDADDEESKPFKCNLCGKSFKLKGGLVQHERTHSSDRPYVCPDCGKLFRQPTHLQQHLRIHTGEKPYECAFCDKTFRQRTILNQHLRIHTGEKPYACMECGKQFRQKAILDQHFRTHLGDKPYACPHPECRKHFREMATLISHMKCHKDVPDPRIVLQQAKRLVKEERDDLIPSNLNLNREQHGEGGNREIVQDIMEQNRGMGIDRAGQDRRLSMDSVSQERSMVQDRVAQERNEQEQRNNRCAGGSEQGRYQGSQEQNRQNHHSFPGHSSSEESSAQKSPHNVPQHSSGDQSNERVPSHSQPQLPPNMVPTPQMAMANLIPYPHSIFPATSYMMPPPDPRQYNPHSQAGSSHPRPSQ; encoded by the exons ATGTCTGGAGACGCCAAGTACATCAGTCTCTACTACAGCCTTGTTCACCAGGGAGCCTCGGATTTCTACAAGGAGATCATCAAAG GTCCTGGTGGTAACATGAGCTACCTTCCTCCATGGGCACCAACGTCCGGAGGAGGTCCATATCCCCCCCACATGTTGCCTCCTCATCACTCTCCCACCTCGTCCCAACACACCCCGTCCCAAAATTCTCAAAACCCAGCACAATCTAACCCGGCCTCTGTCTATCAAAACCTTTCCCCTGTTGTAAAAACTCCCACAACTACTAGTGCTCCGACGACTCCTAGCAGCGATGCATCAAAGACAAGTCACATATCCTCACCTACTTCTGTATCATCTCCCATAACATCAGCTTCTAATGCCCAATCTGCCTCCTCTGGATCTCTTGGTCCATCTTCATCCTCTTCGTCGACATCGTCTGTGGCTCTTGGTGACCCTTATCAGCCTCAGGGCTTCCAACGATCTGAAAGTCCTCCTTTAAAACGGCCCGTTTTACCGGAGTCGATAAAAGGAGAGGTACACACCCTTGATTCACCAACCGAAATGATTTTGGGCATTCCAGGACCCAGCGCTCTGGATTTCAAGGCCAGAAA gCCTGAATTTTTCAGGATCTCTGGAAAGTACCCACCTCCTGAACAGCTTGCCGGTCCTGTTATGTATTCATATCAATCCAGAGGAAGGCCAAGGAAAAATTGGACAACAGCTACG GGTTTACCAACAATGATCCCAATAACCCATCCTCCCATGAATCACTCTGATGATGCAGATGATGAAGAGAGCAAGCCATTTAAGTGCAATTTGTGCGGAAAGTCATTCAAGCTGAAAGGTGGGCTTGTGCAGCACGAGAGAACGCACAGCAGTGATCGCCCCTATGTGTGTCCAGACTGTGGAAAACTATTTCGGCAACCAACTCACCTTCAGCAGCACCTTCGTATTCACACTGGAGAAAAACCTTACGAATGTGCATTTTGTGATAAAACTTTTAGACAGAGAACGATATTAAATCAGCACTTGCGTATTCACACCGGAGAAAAGCCATATGCATGTATGGAATGTGGGAAACAGTTCCGGCAAAAAGCCATCCTCGACCAGCACTTTAGAACACATTTGGGAGACAAGCCTTACGCCTGTCCGCATCCTGAATGTAGAAAACATTTCAGAGAGATGGCAACACTTATTTCTCACATGAAGTGCCATAAAGATGTGCCTGATCCTAGAATTGTTTTACAGCAAGCTAAGCGGCTAGTTAAAGAAGAACGTGATGACCTGATTCCTAGTAATCTTAACCTGAATCGAGAACAACACGGCGAGGGCGGAAATAGAGAAATAGTACAAGACATAATGGAGCAGAACAGGGGGATGGGAATTGACAGAGCGGGCCAAGACAGAAGACTGAGCATGGATAGTGTGAGCCAGGAGAGAAGTATGGTACAAGACAGGGTAGCACAAGAAAGAAACGAACAGGAGCAAAGAAATAATAGATGTGCAGGAGGATCAGAACAAGGTAGATACCAAGGCAGCCAAGAACAGAATAGACAAAACCACCACTCTTTCCCAGGTCACAGCAGTTCAGAGGAATCATCTGCCCAGAAGTCTCCCCACAATGTGCCACAACACTCATCAGGTGATCAATCAAATGAGAGAGTTCCATCCCATTCACAGCCACAATTACCACCAAACATGGTTCCAACTCCACAAATGGCAATGGCCAACTTAATTCCATATCCCCATTCTATTTTCCCAGCAACCTCATATATGATGCCTCCTCCAGACCCAAGACAATACAATCCACATTCACAGGCAGGTTCATCTCACCCCCGGCCAAGCCAATAG